The following proteins are encoded in a genomic region of Salminus brasiliensis chromosome 17, fSalBra1.hap2, whole genome shotgun sequence:
- the LOC140537786 gene encoding ribosyldihydronicotinamide dehydrogenase [quinone]-like, with translation MAQKTVLIVYAHHSPRSFNAAAKDVAVQTLTAQGYKVIVSDLYAMNFQPSATPADFKGNLKNPEHFLYAEEAYIAWKEDRLSDDIKAEHRKVAQADLIIFQFPLYWFSVPAIMKGWIERVLTRGFAYTLQNTYDHGLCKDKKAMLSFTTGAMESKYQPDGINGDINVMLWPLQNGVLHFCGFQVLAPHIFWGPARASPSERTAMLEAWQARLKGLLEEQHVAFAPSELFDLSIQGGFRVRPEVKEAYRSKSYGLTTGQHLGKPLPPDNQTKTAAQDQYLVSGKPS, from the exons ATGG CGCAAAAGACTGTGTTGATCGTCTACGCCCATCACAGTCCACGCTCGTTCAACGCCGCTGCGAAGGATGTGGCTGTGCAGACGCTCACTGCACAGGGCTATAAAGTCATTGTGTCTGACCTCTACGCCATGAACTTCCAACCTTCAGCAACACCAGCAGATTTCAAAG GTAACCTGAAAAACCCAGAACACTTCCTCTATGCTGAGGAGGCCTACATTGCCTGGAAGGAGGACAGACTAAGTGATGACATCAAAGCAGAACATCGCAAGGTGGCGCAGGCTGATCTCATCATCTTTCAG TTCCCACTCTACTGGTTCTCTGTCCCTGCTATAATGAAAGGCTGGATAGAGCGAGTGCTAACCCGAGGCTTCGCCTACACTCTGCAGAACACATATGACCATGGCTTGTGCAAG GATAAAAAGGCTATGCTGTCTTTCACGACTGGTGCAATGGAATCCAAGTACCAACCTGATGGCATTAATGGAGACATCAATGTGATGCTTTGGCCCTTACAG AACGGCGTTCTGCACTTCTGTGGTTTCCAGGTTCTGGCTCCTCACATCTTCTGGGGTCCTGCACGTGCTTCCCCATCCGAGAGAACAGCCATGTTAGAGGCCTGGCAGGCCAGGCTGAAAGGCCTGCTGGAAGAACAGCATGTGGCCTTTGCTCCTTCTGAGCTCTTTGACCTCAGCATCCAGGGAGGGTTCagagtgaggcctgaagtgaagGAGGCGTATCGCTCTAAGTCCTATGGCCTCACCACAGGGCAGCACCTCGGCAAACCACTCCCTCCAGACAACCAGACCAAGACTGCCGCACAGGACCAATATTTAGTATCAGGGAAACCTTCATAG